The Papaver somniferum cultivar HN1 chromosome 6, ASM357369v1, whole genome shotgun sequence genome segment CAATCACGTCAATCACTCTTCAGGTATGCATCTTTtttaaaatttagggtttttttcttCAATTCAGTCAATGGTTACTGGCAATTGtttctctcatttttttttatattgtaTCTGTGATTATTAGGGTTACCCCTGGAAGTTTAATTGGCCCTAATGTATCACATAATCCACACAAATTATTTGGATATAAAATTATCAGTTGGGATTATTGAACTTATGGGCATGTATTATTGCAGAAGATGAAGTGCAGCAATATGAGAAACAAGGAGATGTTGGTAACATATTTATGATACTCTTCAATTTGGTACATAAGGTACAAATCGACTACATTTGTCTACTGAAACTTTGtctgtttgattttctttttctaatgTCGTTTCTGAATTTGATTTTGCTTCACTTGCTTCTATATGATAATTTTCTAAGGCACAAATCGACTATGTTCTTCAAATTCCTGGATATATTATGCGAAACTCAACAAATGATTTCCAATGTAAGTTTGTCAAAGTTCATTTGCTTTCAGTTATTTATGGGTTTCAGGAAAGTAGAGGAACAGTTCAATTTAGAGCCGTATGTGTTTGTGAAAATGCTTAAGAAAATTTAAACATTAAATTCACATTAAATTTTCTTAAGCATTTTCACAAACACATACGGCTCTAAATTGAACTGTTCCTCTACTTTCCTGAAACCCATAAATAACTCTTCACAAACACTGAAGAGTTGTTACTGATGGCAACTAAATTGGTCACTCTGaggtttagagtttttttttaggAGTTGAGAGATCAAGATTTAATTTTCATTTGGTTTGGTTTACAGTGAATTAACACGATCTTGCTTTACAGATTTGATAAGGACCTTAGCAGAATAAAGAATCTGTTATGGATTGATGTATTGGTTTATCTGATAGGCTGTGGCAGGTTGCGTAGGGCAAAGATATTTGATTAACGAGCGTGATAGAATCACTGGAAAGGTAATTTTCATGTTCGTAATATATTATGGTAAGTGTTTTGTTGGAATTAGGGTACAGAAAATTATAAGGGGGTCGCCAAAACTAGAGAAACCAATTGTTGTTGTATCAATGGTTATCATGTTGGAGAATAGAAGTGGGAAAGTGTCTATTAGTTCCATTTCTATTAAACACAAAATTAGCTGCACCGCAAACACGAATTTAGCTGCACCGACACGGGGTACAAATCCTGTTTCGCTTAGGCAGGGGTATGTTGCCATTAATGTACATCTGGCTAACATTTTATCACTTGGATTTGTCTTTTAGCTTCGAGAAAATGATTTCACAACTACAGTGATGATACAAAGAATCCCTTTAGTTAAGTCCGAACTCTTAGTTCCTTTATGTTTGGATTTCTACTTCGCTTGATCGATTAAATGTAGTTTGGTCAGGTATATGAAATACCTAATGTTTCTCTCAACTTTGTTGTTTGTTTGACATTCATTGTGTATACTAGCTTTATATTTGACAGTAGCTTATATAATTAAACAAACCGAAAAGCAATCATTTGTGACTTCCTTCTCGCATTTAATTCTCTGGATGTAATTTGATATCGGGGAAGGATCTGTTGACATAATTATAATGACataatccgttgacatggttatcatTTTCTCTATCAAACCCAAGCGGCAATGAATTTAAAGTTAATATTTTGGCGACATATTCCCCGTAAAAAACTCTACATTCCTCCAAAAAATGAGAGAattccgaaatacgaaacttcaccatccacaaattttaatttcaaccgttaatcttcaaaggtcgatattcaaaatggtagatgatggtcttatacatctcggaatgctctcatttttggtgGGAGTATAAAGACTTATAATAAGAACATGTCATCAAAAAATTAGCCTCAAATTAATTGCTCGTTGGATTTGGTAGAGAAAATGGcgctaaaatgtcaagattatgtcattataaccatgtcaacggatcctacccCTTTGATAtcatgctttctttgctaagtgtTAGTTTTTCTGATATCTTTCCGCTGATTTATACCACTTAAACAGGTTGAAATCGTACGTCAGAATTGATTTGGATAATGTGACCGCGTCCTGCTTACACTCTGGGAAGATGGCGAGGTTCTAAAAACATCATCTGAAGTTGGGTAATACTTTAGCTTTTCAGCTTATTGAAACCGAGAAtgatttgatggaagaaagggaCTGACTGAAACAATGGAATTTGAGCAAGCACACTTAATCGAAGAGTTGAATATTCTGTGGAAGGAGAGTTCACAGTATGTATAATTACTGATGAATGGAGAATTCGTATCAgcatgaaaatttatgtgaacctTCATAGAGGGACCAACAAATTAAGAATCCAGCTCTATTTGATTGTATCCTGGCTGCGGAAGACAATGTTGCAGGTTTTTTCATCAATGTAAGTGAGAATGGACTTGAGGATGCTAAAACATTGATTAGGTTAAACTGGAGACAGCTAAAACAATTATGGACTTGCAAGATAACTTCACCACACTACAACAGGAACTCCAGGAGAGATTATGTCATACTGCGGAACCAAGTATGTGATTGGGAAATAGTATAGCTAGCAGAGAATAGGAAATAAAGGCATTGACTGAGAAAACGAAGAAAGATGCATACATAAAGAGTGAAATCTTGGAACTAACACCCTGCATTGCAGATGGTTGTAGATCCCTTGAGGATGCTTACCGATCAGGTAATGGAAAGAGAGTGAAGTTTGGAGTACTGGGCATGTTAAGATGGTTGGAAAATGTTCAGTTCATAGAAGCTATCAAGAAATCTGAAGAATAATGGAACAACACAAGCTAGGAACTTGAAATCAAAAGGGATTAACAGACATCAAaatgtaaaaaataaataaaaaagtcacgaatatatacaaatatatgttTATTTTGCGGTATGTATCCATACTTTTTTAATGAAAATCGACCAATATGATAACGAACATCCGATGAAAATAACATGTTCCCGGTGCGGAGCACGGGTTGCTATCTAGTATAGATGATGGATGGATGCatgattttcaagtaattagagcaagtcttatggtggaatccttccatcttccacgccacctcagcacttggaagtGTGGAtgaaagcgcaagtgtaatggtggaatagtagaaacgttaTTTTTAATGGagttaaaaaaacgcaattaagaatggagctttttttcagccgttagatttcaacaactcattttaaatccacagattaaaaaaaacacaattcttaattgcgtttttttttttgcttcattcttaattgcgtttaacgctattcttattagcgttcagatggattccacgaaaccgtggaaccttgcttggattttctgtggaagaccccaactcgGAAGCccctagacttgacattccatggtttttccacacttgaaatAGTTTGGATTTCACCATAAGACTTTCTCTTATGATGATAATTAAAATCATGAGAGTGAAACGGGAGGAGAATGAGACTTTGAATTTGAATCTGTGAATTGGTTTACTCAGAGGATGACTCATGGTGTCAAAAACTTGATCAGGAACATGGTAATGATGATCATATATTCAACGAGATCAGTATCGTGGTGTTGATTTACAAAACTGCTAATTCTGGAAAAACTATCAAATACAGTATTCTTGGATTAGACAATATAGTCGAAAGAGAGATGCAAAGGCCGAGAACAAGAGTCCTAAACTGGATACTGCCCGTACATGAATCAAGTAACCTGTAAAGAAATAATCAATAATCTATCAGGAGTaggaaaatagaagaaaaaacctATAACATTTAATAGACATGATTTAGAAGGCATCAAGttgaacataaaaaaaataatcaaaataatgaaacTTAGATCAAAAAATACAAACATGAAAACGAAGATGATAAAGACTATAatgaaatactccctccgttcctttttaataggttgattttgtttttagagaaaaatttaaggaaattaaagtggtcctcatgacgcttgtcaataaaaaaagtgaagtgaaatggtccccatgacacttgtcagcaaaagaagtaaagtgaaatgatccacataacacttgtcatcaaaagaagttaagagaaaagtggtcccagaaaatgaaagtaacatttgacattcccaattaggaaaccaaccttttttttgaaacatttatttatataaaccagcctattaaaaaggaacggagggagtagataAGAATCAAAGTGAACTTAATGAGACATCGGGGGAAATGATCAGGGAATCATAATACGATGATCAAGATTTACTGATTTGACTCATTTACTATCTcccatgataggtgtctaaaacaccttggtATTTATCTATTGTGTATGTTTTCTTTGCGCGTTTttttgtgaattatgtattttatgtttgcttttgagtctATTAGGTGATTTGGAGTCATttgacaaaaagaaaataaaacttgcTCAAATCCAGGATTTCTTCTCATCATCATGAAAGGAACGAAAAGACGAAGCTATCGGTGAAAGATTGAGGTCACTCCGACGTCATATGAGAAAGTTACGAGCAAAAGCATTGAGAAAGCTTGTCAGATCCTAGAACCGACAACACAATAATTATGCAGAAAACTACACCGTCGGTCTCCCAAAACTGACAGTTGAATGGAGGTGGGCCTTATTAAACGTTATGGGTGCCAAATCCATCCCAGTTCTATAACCTAGAAAACTAGGTCGAGAATCTCTCTTCCAGTTTACATCAGGCAAACCAATTTCGTACCCTAGCCGTGCCGATTGCAGACAAGAGTTAAGCTGGCTAGACAAGGATCGATGGGTGTGTAAAGATTATTGAAGCATTATATGGATTTGATagaaattgaaaattgagttcTGAGGATCAGGAGAAAATTGAGTTGACTCGGTTTTTAAATCGGTGATTTTTTTTGTTGATCTTTTCTTGATTTCTTTGCATCTAATGCTTCAATAATCGTTTTATATTCTTTTCAGAGACTATTGTGATTCTAATTTAGAAGTTGATATCAAGTTTCTTACAAGTTTTTACGTTTTCCTTGTTCCAATTATATGTTTTTTTCTCTATTCCATGGCTTTATCTTTCATTTGTGATGAAAAACTAATCCTTTTGTTTTGTAGTACTTGTGTTGATCTCAGTAGTGTACCAGTTGTGGTCTTCAAGGGAGCAGTGGTGCGTTTTGTCTTGGTTCACGATTACTCATTGAGAACATTAGTGTTCTTTATATCTAAGATATGGACATGTTTAACTCCATTCAGGGCACAAAATCATTCTTTACAGTGGTTTTCTTAACTCTGATCCTACATTGGATGATCCATGAAGCAGTATGATTCACTCCCATCGTTTTGGCAATCAATCATCTGGTTTAATCAAGATTCAAACTCCAGGTAGTCTGTTGTTCGACCTCTATGGTTATAAGggtatttttgggaaaaacaaataGTTCAAAGGCGTAGTTCTGGGAAGTACAAAAATTTGAATATCATATTCCTAAAATAAATCCTAAGATCCATGTAGTTTTCTGTCCACAGTTGTATATGAGAATATTAACAAATTATGATTACCTTGGAAGAATATTTTTTATTCCAAGAAACAGTCAACTAAACCCTAATTATATTCTCCTATATAAAGTCCGTCAATAGAATAAGTTTAATCATATGCTAAGgaaattttatcaaaaaagaaaaaactctatCTCTTTGATATCAAAAATGGCGCAAAGTTCAAGGATTCAAATGGAAGCTCTCACAAAGCGTTTTCAAGTTATGGGTAATGCTCAAGTTAGTCGTGCTAGAGGACGCTTAATCACTGAAGAATAAATACATGATGTAGCTACCAAATCGCATAACAGCTTGATTGGGAAGATAATTTCTAAGGATGATATCGATTACGACAAGGTGCAGCGAGATGTGAACATCATTTGGAGAAGACATAAAAGGGTTGATATCCATATTATGGGTAGAAACCTATATGCTTTTAAATTTAAAGCTTCCGAAGAACTAAAATATGTTTTATCAAAAGCACCATGGATAATCCATGAACATCTAGTTGTGCTGAAAAATTATGATAATGCCATCCCGCTAGAAGAATATGAATTCAATCACCAAGTTTTCTCAGTCATGTTTAAAGGTCTTGCTTTGGAGAATGTACATGATGGTATTCTGGACAAGTTGTGTGCCGATATTTGGAGGAAAGTAGTTGAGGAAGGGACAAGAATATTTACTAAAAGAGGGAGGATCGTGTCTGCAAAAGTAGAAGTAGATATCAGACAACCATTAAAGAGAGGAAGTAGATAT includes the following:
- the LOC113287442 gene encoding uncharacterized protein LOC113287442 isoform X1 — its product is MMLKLFLEINSSAVDNHVNHSSEDEVQQYEKQGDVGNIFMILFNLVHKVQIDYICLLKLCLFDFLFLMSFLNLILLHLLLYDNFLRHKSTMFFKFLDILCETQQMISNAVAGCVGQRYLINERDRITGKVEIVRQN
- the LOC113287442 gene encoding uncharacterized protein LOC113287442 isoform X2, yielding MMLKLFLEINSSAVDNHVNHSSEDEVQQYEKQGDVGNIFMILFNLVHKAVAGCVGQRYLINERDRITGKVEIVRQN